TGATCAGGCCGGACTCGACCGGCGTCTAAATCCTGCGCATAGCACCAATCCGATACACAGAAGAATTATCGGCGTTGAGCCGTAACGCGTGAACGGTGTGGTGCCGCTGCGGGCGTGTACTAGGCCTTTTAGGTTGGTGGCGGTGAACGAGGGAATGCGAGTGCGGATATTGCCGCGATGATCGACCAGTGCGGTGATGCCGGTGCTAGTGACACGAATTAGCTCGCGGCCATTTTCCAGCGCGCGCATTTGCGCCATTTGCATATGCTGGTCCGGGCCGATTGAGTGACCGAACCAGGCGTCGTTACTGATGGTGAATAGCAGATCGGAATCGCGTGCGCTGCGGGCAACGAGGTCGGGGTAGGCTACTTCGTAGCAAATTGATGGCGCTAGCTGCCAGCCTTTCACTTGCAGGTGCCCCTGATCTGGGCCGCCACGGGAAAAGCTCGACATTGGCAGGTCAAAGAATTTAATCAGACCACGAATGTAATGGGCCAAGGGCACATACTCGCCAAAAGGAACCAAGCGTTGCTTGTGATATATGCCTTCGCCGCCGCTGATAACCATTACTGAGTTGTACATGTCGTCGTCAGATTTGGTGGGAACGCCAGTGATAAGGGCGCTGTTGTTGGCCGCTGCGCGTTCGGCAATATAATCAAAAAAAGATGTGACGTTGTGATAGAGCGCAGGGATGGCGGCTTCTGGCCAGATCACTAGATCGGAGTCTGCCCACAATTGCTCAGAGGCCAGATCGTAGAGTTCAAGTGTCGCCCAGTACTGTTCGTAGGCCCATTTTCTTTCTTGCGAGATATTGGATTGCACCGCGCCAATACGCAGCGGTGGTTTGGCGTCGGCTGTGGTCCATTCATGTTGCTGCAGAGAATAGCCCAAGCCAAATAAAGCGATGCAGCCGGCCAGAGTGGCATAGCCTTGACGTTTTATTGATGGGCTGGCGGTGATGCAGTGGGCAAGCGCTGCGCCGCTTAATGCCACCCAAAAGCTCAGTCCGTAAACACCGATGATGGGCGACCATCCGGCCATGGCGGTGTGCAGATGTCCATAACCGAGGTAGAGCCAGGGAAAGCCGGTTAATACCCAACCACGCAGCCATTCTGATAATACCCACATGGCGGCAAAGCCCAGGGTCTTGCCCGCAATACCATCGCGAATCCAACGACAGTAGCAGTAGCCGAAGAGCGCGGGTACCAAGCCCAGACCGATACAAAATACAGCGGTCATGGGGATGGCAAGTACCGCGGGGGTTTCGCCGAAATCGTGCATGGCGACATAAACCCAGGACACGCCGGTGGCAAAGCTGGCGCTGCCAAAACACCAGCTAAGCATAAAGCCCTGTTTTGCTGAGGCGGTGTTCATACTGGCGGCGAGGGTGGCCATGGCAATAATGGCTAGCCACCACAAGTCAAAGGGGGCGAGTGAAAGGGTAAGGCTAGCGCCGGCGACTGCAACAAATAGGTAGGGACTGATTTTCACAGGGCGTTGATCCGGCCATTCAAGATTTTATGGAGGCCTAGTGTATCGACGCTCCGGGCTTGGGGCTAGCGCAAAACCATGAATTAGCGCGGCCGTGCATCTTTGCTCGCGGTGATAGGTATTGCCGAATGCGTGTCAGCGCTTTCATTGTTGTGACTATCGTCAGCGGTGCTGGCAATTAGATACTGCGGTTTGGGGGTCTTTTCAGGGAAGCGATCGGTCAGTGGCTCTGGACTGCCTCTGTTGTCGATAAGATAAACATGTTCTCGGGTTAAGGCGCGGGCTTCTTTAACGCCGCAGGAGTGGGCAATAACACCGACTTCGTGCATTAAATTTAGCGCGTAGTTCTTAACTCTAGTGGCCTTATTCTCTGGTACTAAGCCGCGCTGTAATTCGGGGTCGTGGGTAGTGATGCCGGTGGGGCAGGTGTTTTTATTACATTGCAGGGCTTGGATGCAGCCTAGCGCAAACATAAAGCCCCGGGCGCTAACAATAAAATCAGCACCTACGCACAGCGCCCATGCCGCTTCGGCGGGGTTGATCATTTTACCCGAGGCAATAACTTTAATGCGTTTGCGTAAATTGTATTCGTTGAGTTTGTCTACCACCAAGGGCAGGCTGCGGCGAATAGGCAGGCCAACGTAGTCCATTAAACTTTGCGGTGCGGCGCCGGTGCCGCCATCGGCGCTGTCGATGGTGATGAAGTCCGGCGCGTATTTAAGGCCGCGTTTGTGAATGATTTCACCTAGCTCGTCCAGCCATTCAGAGAAACCGATAACCACCTTGAAGCCCACCGGCTTGCCGGTGATATCGCGAATCCTTACCACCATGTCTAAGAGTTCGTCGATATTGTGAATGTCGGGATGGCCGTTGGGGCTGATGGAGTCTTTACCGATTTCGATACCGCGAATTTTTGCGACTTCTGCTGTTACTTTACCGCCGGGCAATATCCCGCCTTTGCCGGGTTTTGCACCTTGGCTGAGTTTGATCTCGATCATTCGCACTTCGGGGTGGGCGCCGATAACTTTTAGTTTCTCGTCGCTGAGATTACCTTCGGCGTCGCGGACGCCGTATTTTGCCGTGCCGATTTGAAACACGATGTCGCAGCCGGATTCTAGGTGGTAGGGCGAGAGTCCGCCCTCGCCGGTGTTGAGCCAAATACCCGCTTCTTTTGCGCCGGCGCTCAGAGCGCGGATGGCGGGCTTGGAAATTGCACCAAAGCTCATGCCCGAAATATTAAAGATCGCTGAGCTAGTATAGGGGTGCTTGGCAAAGCCCTCGCCGATAGTGACGGCATTGGTGGGCGCGGCGTCTTGGCTTAGGGTGGGGAATAAGCAGTTCATGAACAGCACTTCATTAGCTTGGTTCAGTGACCGCGTGGAGCCAAATGCAATGGTGTTGTCGATATTTTTGGCGGCGCGGTATACCCAAGAACGCTGCGAGCGGTTAAAGGGCAGCTCTTCGCGATCCATAGCAAAAAAGTATTGGCGGAAAAATTCGCCAAGGTGTTCGAAGATATAGCGAAAGCGGCCGATAATAGGATAGTTACGGCGTATGGCGTGTTGGGTTTGGGTGATATCACTGATGTAGAGAAAAACTAAGTAGATCGCTCCTAGTCCCAGGACGACTAAAAATAGCAAGGCGCTATATTCTATAAAGGTGCTGGCGATGGTCTTGAGGGTGGTTAGGGTTTGGTCGTCGAACATACTGGCCTCTACGCGGGTAAACATAAGCGATTGCTAGAGTCATTGTAGACGCTAATATAGAGGTAAGTGCAAAAGGGGTAGGAAATTTCCGGCCCCTTTTGTATTCGGGATTCGCGACCTAGAACTATTCTTCTTCCTCGAGCTTGCGCATCCGCAATAGATGAATTTGCCGACTATCGGCGTTCACTACTTTGAATTCGTAATTTTCGAGTCGCGTGACTTCATTGCGGCTGGGAAGATGGCCAAAGGCCTTCAGCAGCAGGCCGCCGATGGTGTCGAACTCATCGTCACTAAAGCGCGCATTGAAGTGGTCGTTAAAATCATCGATTGGTGTGAGCGCCTGCACTACAAAATCGTTTTCAGCAATCTTGCGAATGGGCAGATCGTCGTCTTCGTCGTACTCGTCTTCAATCTCACCGACAATCTGTTCAAGGATGTCTTCAATGGTAATAAGGCCGGCGGCGCCGCCGTATTCATCAATAACAACCGCCATGTGGTGACGCTTTTCGCGGAAGTCCCGCAGCAGCACATTCAGGCGCTTGCTCTCTGGCACCAAGGTGGCGGGGCGTAAAATATCGCGGATGTCGATGTCGGCGCTAGTTTCAAATTTCCATAACAGCGGCAGCAAATCTTTGGATAGCAAAATGCCCAGCACGTTGTCGAGGGTGTCACCGATGACAGGGTAGCGAGAGTGACCGGTGTCGATAATCATAGGGAGGAGTTCGCTGAGCGGCTGGTCAGCTTTCAATACCACCATTTGCGGGCGAGGGACCATGATTTCTCTGGCCTGCATATCACTGATATGCATCGCGCCTTCAACAATACTTATGGCGTCGTCATCAATGACTTCATTCTGTTTGGCAACAGCAAGCAATTCAAATAGATCTTCCCGTGTTTTGGGTTCAGATGAAAAAGCATAGGCTATTTTCTCGATCCAAGATTTGTCACTTGGATCGGTGCTAGATCGATCTTCGCTCATGGTTTTGGGTGCTGTCCTCACAAAATAGGGGTATAGGGGTTGCTGATATTCAGCGTTTTTAGGAGCGCAATTTCTAGCGCTTCCATATCTTCGGCTTCGTCATCTTCAATATGGTCGTAGCCTAAAAGATGGAGTGTACCGTGAATTACCATATGCGCCCAGTGATCTAGGCAGGCTTTGTGCTGATCCGCCGCCTCACGCTCTACCACTTGCTTGCAGATGGCGAGATCGCCAAGCAGTGGGAGTTCGAGTTCTGGGGGGAGATCAGCCGGAAACGATAATACATTGGTTGGGCCGGCTTTTTGCCGATACTGCATATTTAATTCGGCGCTTTCGCTCTCATCGATGAGGCGTATGCTTAGTTCCGCCTCGTCGCGCAGCCCTTGGAGTGCAGTTGTAGCCCAAAGTCTAAAGTCTTGTTCTGTGGGCAGATTTGTCGCATTACAGGCAATTTGCAAATCCAGCTCTAGGGCTATGGCAGTATTCATCGCGGTGCTTCGTTGTCAGCTTCAAAGGCAGCATAGGCTTCAACAATGCGCTGGACTAACGGGTGGCGAACCACATCTTTGGCTGCAAAATGGGTCATGCTAATGCCGTCAATATCACCAAGTACTTTCATGACGTGAGTGAGTCCAGACGGTGTGCCGCGGGGTAAATCTATCTGGGTGGCGTCACCAGTGATTACCGCGGTAGAGCCAAAGCCGATGCGGGTTAAGAACATTTTCATTTGTTCGCGGGTGGTGTTCTGCGCTTCATCCAAAATAATATAGGAGTCGTTCAGGGTTCTACCGCGCATATAGGCCAGCGGGGCGATTTCAATAATATTGCGTTCAATTAATTTGGTGACGGTTTCTACGCCCACCATTTCATAGAGCGCGTCGTAAAGTGGGCGTAGGTAGGGGTCTATTTTCTGCGCCAAGTCACCGGGTAAAAAACCCAGTTTTTCACCCGCTTCCACCGCGGGTCTAACGAGCAAAATACGTTGAACTTGATTCGATATTAATGCCTCTACCGCGCAGGCCACCGCGAGATAGGTTTTGCCTGTGCCGGCGGGGCCAATGCCAAAGTTGATATCACAGCTTTGAATCGCCTTGACGTAGAGCTGCTGATTTTTACCACGGGGTTTGATGCTGGCTTTTTTAGTTTGAATAACCACGGGCACGTCGTCGATGGTCGTGGGGCTGCTGAGTTGTTCTATGCCTGATTCTTGTAGGTGCAGGTGTACCGTTTCAGTATTGAGGGTGCTGCCGTTTTGGCTTTCGTTATAGAGGTGTTTAATTAGCTGCACCGCGTCATCAACGGCATTGGTGTTGCCATTGATTTGGAAGGTGTTGGCGCGTGCGGCAATGCGAACGTTTAAGCGTCTCTCAATCAATTTGAGATTGGTGTCGAGATGGCCACAAAGATCAGCCAGTAGACGGCTATCATTGGGTTCGAGTGTCAGTACGCGTTGTACGTCTTGTGCAGTCAATGGTTCACCGAATGCCGCAGGCGCGGCGATAAAAGAGATATAAAAAGCATAGGCTTAGTAAGTATCACTTAGTTGCACAGCTCGCCGCGCAGTGAGTTGGTATAGGCTTCTAATATATTTACATCCACAAATTGGCCGATGACGGCCCTATCTAAGCAGGGGAAGTTCACTACTCTATTGTTTTCGGTGCGGCCCTGCAATTCACCCGGGTCTTTACGCGATACGCCAGTGACTAAAATCCGCTGCTGGCTGCCGGCCATTTGCCTGCTGATTTGCGCAGCATTTTGCAGGATATGGTGCTGCAAGGTCGCCAGTCTTTCCTTTTTCACATCTTCTGGCGTCTCATCGGGCAATTGCGCTGCCGGCGTGCCGGGTCGCGCGCTGTAGATAAAGCTAAACGAGTGATCGAAACCAATGTCTTTTATAAGCTGCATGGTGGCGTTGAAGTCTTCATCGGTTTCGCCGGGGAAGCCGATGATAAAATCTGATGACAGGCTAATATTGGGACGAATGGTCTTCAGTTTGGCTATTTTCGCGCGGTATTCATCCGCGGTATGGCCGCGTTTCATGGCTGCTAAAATGCGGTCACTGCCGTGCTGGACTGGCAGATGAAGATGATTTACTAATTCCGGCACGGTGGCATAGGCCTGAATAAGTGCCTCGCTAAATTCAACCGGGTGTGAGGTGGTGTAGCGAATGCGATCAATGCCATCGACCTGGGCAACAAAATGCACCAGTTCTGCGAAGTCGATAATATCTCCCTCGTGGTTTTCGCCCCGATAGGCATTTACATTTTGGCCTAGTAAATTTACTTCGCGTACACCTTTGGCGGCTAGCTGCGAAACTTCGGTGATAACGTCTTCAAAGGGCCGGCTGACTTCTTCGCCACGGGTATACGGCACGACGCAGAAGGTGCAGTATTTGGAGCAGCCTTCCATAATGGAGACGAAAGCACTGGGACCATCCACGCTGGGTTCAGGCAGTGAATCGAATTTCTCTATTTCTGGGAAGGTGACGTCGACAATAATCGGGCCGTCGAATTTCTTGGCGTCGAGCATATCTGGCACGCGGTGCAGTGTTTGTGGTCCAAAAATAAGATCGACATAGGGCGCGCGTTTGCCGATATCGCTACCTTCTTGGCTAGCAACACAGCCACCGACACCTATTTTGAGGTTTGGGTTTTTGTCTTTAAGTTTTTTCCAGCGGCCAAGTTGATGGAAGACCTTTTCCTGTGCTTTTTCGCGAATTGAGCAGGTGTTGAGCAAAAGCACGTCAGCCTCATTGGGGTCGTCGGTTCGCTCATAGCCATGGCTAACCCCGAGTAAATCCTGAATGCGGGAAGAATCGTACTCATTCATCTGGCAGCCGTGGGTTTTGATAAACAGCTTTTTAGGCTTGTCAGCGATGCTTGGGGTCGCCGTCACTGGCGCTTTGCTGGCGTTATTTGACGTGAGTTCTTCTGGCATAAGGCGCAAACAGGCTGCTGATAAAATGGGCAGGTATTATAGCTAAAATATCGTCTAAAACCCAGAAGTGCGGTGGATTTAGCAAATTTATGCTATCATCCGCGGCCCGGTTTTCCGGTGTATAACTATCTACATTAGTGCCCCAAAGCAGTACCCAGAGACAATGGAAAGACTATGGCCCAACTACCTATTTATAAAGTCATTTTTCACAACAACAGCAAGGTTTATGAGCTTTACGCGCGCGCAATTTACCAGAGCGACATGTACGGGTTTATAGAAATTGAAGAGTTTGTGTTTGGTGAGCAAAGCCAGATTGTGGTCAATCCAGGTGAAGAAAAATTGAAAAATGAATTTAGTGGCGTAACGCGTAGCTATATTCCTATGCATTCAATTGTTCGAATTGACGAAGTTGAAAAGGAAGGCACCGGCAAAATAGTGGATGCCGAGGGTGGT
This portion of the Zhongshania sp. R06B22 genome encodes:
- the lnt gene encoding apolipoprotein N-acyltransferase, with protein sequence MKISPYLFVAVAGASLTLSLAPFDLWWLAIIAMATLAASMNTASAKQGFMLSWCFGSASFATGVSWVYVAMHDFGETPAVLAIPMTAVFCIGLGLVPALFGYCYCRWIRDGIAGKTLGFAAMWVLSEWLRGWVLTGFPWLYLGYGHLHTAMAGWSPIIGVYGLSFWVALSGAALAHCITASPSIKRQGYATLAGCIALFGLGYSLQQHEWTTADAKPPLRIGAVQSNISQERKWAYEQYWATLELYDLASEQLWADSDLVIWPEAAIPALYHNVTSFFDYIAERAAANNSALITGVPTKSDDDMYNSVMVISGGEGIYHKQRLVPFGEYVPLAHYIRGLIKFFDLPMSSFSRGGPDQGHLQVKGWQLAPSICYEVAYPDLVARSARDSDLLFTISNDAWFGHSIGPDQHMQMAQMRALENGRELIRVTSTGITALVDHRGNIRTRIPSFTATNLKGLVHARSGTTPFTRYGSTPIILLCIGLVLCAGFRRRSSPA
- a CDS encoding FMN-binding glutamate synthase family protein gives rise to the protein MFTRVEASMFDDQTLTTLKTIASTFIEYSALLFLVVLGLGAIYLVFLYISDITQTQHAIRRNYPIIGRFRYIFEHLGEFFRQYFFAMDREELPFNRSQRSWVYRAAKNIDNTIAFGSTRSLNQANEVLFMNCLFPTLSQDAAPTNAVTIGEGFAKHPYTSSAIFNISGMSFGAISKPAIRALSAGAKEAGIWLNTGEGGLSPYHLESGCDIVFQIGTAKYGVRDAEGNLSDEKLKVIGAHPEVRMIEIKLSQGAKPGKGGILPGGKVTAEVAKIRGIEIGKDSISPNGHPDIHNIDELLDMVVRIRDITGKPVGFKVVIGFSEWLDELGEIIHKRGLKYAPDFITIDSADGGTGAAPQSLMDYVGLPIRRSLPLVVDKLNEYNLRKRIKVIASGKMINPAEAAWALCVGADFIVSARGFMFALGCIQALQCNKNTCPTGITTHDPELQRGLVPENKATRVKNYALNLMHEVGVIAHSCGVKEARALTREHVYLIDNRGSPEPLTDRFPEKTPKPQYLIASTADDSHNNESADTHSAIPITASKDARPR
- a CDS encoding HlyC/CorC family transporter; the protein is MSEDRSSTDPSDKSWIEKIAYAFSSEPKTREDLFELLAVAKQNEVIDDDAISIVEGAMHISDMQAREIMVPRPQMVVLKADQPLSELLPMIIDTGHSRYPVIGDTLDNVLGILLSKDLLPLLWKFETSADIDIRDILRPATLVPESKRLNVLLRDFREKRHHMAVVIDEYGGAAGLITIEDILEQIVGEIEDEYDEDDDLPIRKIAENDFVVQALTPIDDFNDHFNARFSDDEFDTIGGLLLKAFGHLPSRNEVTRLENYEFKVVNADSRQIHLLRMRKLEEEE
- the ybeY gene encoding rRNA maturation RNase YbeY, which translates into the protein MNTAIALELDLQIACNATNLPTEQDFRLWATTALQGLRDEAELSIRLIDESESAELNMQYRQKAGPTNVLSFPADLPPELELPLLGDLAICKQVVEREAADQHKACLDHWAHMVIHGTLHLLGYDHIEDDEAEDMEALEIALLKTLNISNPYTPIL
- a CDS encoding PhoH family protein, whose protein sequence is MTAQDVQRVLTLEPNDSRLLADLCGHLDTNLKLIERRLNVRIAARANTFQINGNTNAVDDAVQLIKHLYNESQNGSTLNTETVHLHLQESGIEQLSSPTTIDDVPVVIQTKKASIKPRGKNQQLYVKAIQSCDINFGIGPAGTGKTYLAVACAVEALISNQVQRILLVRPAVEAGEKLGFLPGDLAQKIDPYLRPLYDALYEMVGVETVTKLIERNIIEIAPLAYMRGRTLNDSYIILDEAQNTTREQMKMFLTRIGFGSTAVITGDATQIDLPRGTPSGLTHVMKVLGDIDGISMTHFAAKDVVRHPLVQRIVEAYAAFEADNEAPR
- the miaB gene encoding tRNA (N6-isopentenyl adenosine(37)-C2)-methylthiotransferase MiaB, whose translation is MPEELTSNNASKAPVTATPSIADKPKKLFIKTHGCQMNEYDSSRIQDLLGVSHGYERTDDPNEADVLLLNTCSIREKAQEKVFHQLGRWKKLKDKNPNLKIGVGGCVASQEGSDIGKRAPYVDLIFGPQTLHRVPDMLDAKKFDGPIIVDVTFPEIEKFDSLPEPSVDGPSAFVSIMEGCSKYCTFCVVPYTRGEEVSRPFEDVITEVSQLAAKGVREVNLLGQNVNAYRGENHEGDIIDFAELVHFVAQVDGIDRIRYTTSHPVEFSEALIQAYATVPELVNHLHLPVQHGSDRILAAMKRGHTADEYRAKIAKLKTIRPNISLSSDFIIGFPGETDEDFNATMQLIKDIGFDHSFSFIYSARPGTPAAQLPDETPEDVKKERLATLQHHILQNAAQISRQMAGSQQRILVTGVSRKDPGELQGRTENNRVVNFPCLDRAVIGQFVDVNILEAYTNSLRGELCN
- a CDS encoding DUF1820 family protein translates to MAQLPIYKVIFHNNSKVYELYARAIYQSDMYGFIEIEEFVFGEQSQIVVNPGEEKLKNEFSGVTRSYIPMHSIVRIDEVEKEGTGKIVDAEGGSNVRHFPSVPGRPITRTPDSE